In Pangasianodon hypophthalmus isolate fPanHyp1 chromosome 3, fPanHyp1.pri, whole genome shotgun sequence, a single genomic region encodes these proteins:
- the prdx3 gene encoding thioredoxin-dependent peroxide reductase, mitochondrial — translation MAATIGRLLRTSATRAAVSALRSGTAAPSGIRAQRACFSISTAKWAPAVTQHAPHFKGTAVLNGEFKEISLDNYKGKYLVLFFYPLDFTFVCPTEIIAFSNKANEFRDVNCEVVGVSVDSHFTHLAWTNTPRKSGGLGKIHIPLLADLNKQVSRDYGVLLEGPGIALRGLFIIDPNGIIKHMSINDLPVGRSVEETLRLVKAFQFVESHGEVCPASWTPKSPTIKPTPEGSKEYFEKVN, via the exons ATGGCAGCCACCATTGGAAGACTTCTCCGGACTTCT GCAACCAGAGCAGCAGTGAGTGCGCTGAGGAGTGGAACTGCAGCTCCGTCTGGGATCAGAGCACAGAGAGCTTGCTTCTCTATCA GTACTGCTAAATGGGCTCCAGCAGTTACCCAGCATGCTCCACACTTCAAGGGTACAGCTGTCCTCAATGGAGAATTCAAAGAGATCAGCCTTGATAACTACAAGGGCAAATACCTTGTTCTGTTTTTCTACCCGCTCGATTT TACGTTTGTCTGCCCTACGGAAATCATCGCATTCAGTAACAAGGCTAACGAATTCCGTGATGTCAACTGTGAGGtggtgggtgtgtctgtggacTCTCACTTTACTCACCTGGCCTGGACCAACACCCCTCGAAAG AGTGGAGGACTGGGAAAAATCCACATCCCCTTGCTAGCTGATCTCAACAAGCAGGTCTCCAGAGACTACGGAGTCCTACTGGAGGGGCCAGGAATAGCACTGAG GGGGCTGTTTATCATTGATCCCAATGGCATCATCAAACACATGAGCATCAACGACCTTCCAGTAGGCCGCTCTGTTGAAGAGACACTGCGCCTCGTTAAGGCTTTCCAGTTTGTGGAGAGCCATGGAGAGGTTTGCCCAGCCAGCTGGACCCCAAAATCACCCAcg ATAAAGCCAACACCAGAGGGGTCCAAGGAATACTTTGAAAAAGTCAACTGA
- the tm9sf3 gene encoding transmembrane 9 superfamily member 3 translates to MMRSSRWKCAALVFLPVISLLLPARADEHDHTYEDKEEVVLWMNTVGPYHNRQETYKYFSLPFCVGNKKTISHYHETLGEALQGVELEFSGLDINFKDEVMQTTYCEIELDKAKRDAFVYAIKNHYWYQMYIDDLPIWGIVGEADENGEDHYLWTYKKLEIGFNGNRIVDVNLTSEGKVKLVPNTRIAMSYSVKWKKSDVKFEDRFDKYLDPSFFQHRIHWFSIFNSFMMVIFLVGLVSMILMRTLRKDYARYSKEEEMDDMDRDLGDEYGWKQVHGDVFRPSSHPLIFSSLIGSGCQIFSVSLIVIIVAMLEDLYTERGSMLSTAIFVYAATSPVNGYFGGSLYAKQGGRRWIKQMFIGAFLIPAMVCGTAFFINFIAIYYHASRAIPFGTMVAVCCICFFVILPLNLVGTILGRNLSGQPNFPCRVNAVPRPIPEKKWFMEPAVIVCLGGILPFGSIFIEMYFIFTSFWAYKIYYVYGFMMLVLVILCIVTVCVTIVCTYFLLNAEDYRWQWTSFLSAASTAVYVYMYSFYYYFFKTKMYGLFQTSFYFGYMAVFSTALGIMCGAVGYMGTSAFVRKIYTNVKID, encoded by the exons ATGATGAGGTCGTCCAGGTGGAAGTGTGCAGCGCTGGTGTTCTTGCCTGTTATAAGTTTATTGTTGCCGGCCCGGGCGGATGAGCATGATCACACG taCGAAGACAAAGAGGAGGTGGTTCTATGGATGAACACAGTGGGGCCGTATCACAACAGGCAGGAGACATATAAATACTTCTCCCTTCCTTTCTGCGTGGGCAACAAGAAGACAATCAGCCACTACCATGAGACACTGGGAGAAGCTCTGCAGGGAGTTGAACTGGAGTTCAGCGGCCTAGACATCAATTTTAAAG ACGAAGTGATGCAGACGACATACTGTGAAATTGAGCTGGACAAAGCTAAAAGAGACGCCTTTGTCTACGCCATCAAGAACCACTACTGGTACCAAATGTACATCGATGACCTACCAATCTGGG GGATTGTTGGTGAGGCAGACGAGAACGGGGAAGACCATTACCTCTGGACTTACAAAAAGCTGGAAATCGGCTTCAACGGAAACAGAATTGTGGATGTTAACTTGACCAGTGAGGGCAAAGTCAAACTCGTGCCGAACACAAGAATTGCCATGTCCTACTCG GTGAAGTGGAAAAAGTCTGATGTGAAATTTGAAGACCGTTTTGACAAATACCTTGATCCATCCTTCTTTCAACACAGA ATTCACTGGTTCTCCATATTTAACTCCTTCATGATGGTGATCTTCCTGGTGGGCTTGGTGTCTATGATCTTGATGAGGACACTGAGGAAAGATTATGCCAGATACAGCAAAGAGGAGGAAATGGACGATATG gaCCGAGATCTCGGGGACGAGTACGGCTGGAAGCAAGTCCATGGTGATGTGTTCAGACCCTCCAGTCACCCTCTGATCTTTTCCTCGCTGATTGGCTCTGGCTGCCAGATCTTCTCTGTGTCCCTCATTGTTATCATTGTGGCCATGCTTGAGGATTTGTACACTGA GAGAGGGTCGATGCTGAGCACGGCCATATTTGTGTATGCAGCCACTTCCCCAGTAAATGGTTACTTTGGGGGAAGTCTGTATGCAAAACAAGGGG GGAGGAGATGGATAAAGCAGATGTTTATTGGAGCGTTCCTGATCCCAGCTATGGTTTGTGGCACGGCTTTCTTTATCAACTTCATTGCTATCTACTACCACGCCTCCAGAGCCATCCCATTTGGCACCATG GTTGCAGTGTGCTGCATCTGCTTCTTCGTCATCCTGCCTCTAAACCTGGTGGGAACGATCCTGGGTCGGAACCTCTCGGGACAGCCCAACTTTCCCTGCAGGGTCAACGCCGTGCCCAGGCCCATCCCAGAGAAGAAATG GTTCATGGAACCTGCGGTCATCGTGTGCCTGGGTGGCATCCTGCCATTTGGATCTATATTCATTGAAAT GTACTTCATTTTCACGTCGTTCTGGGCCTATAAGATTTATTATGTGTACGGATTCATGATGCTCGTGTTGGTGATCTTGTGCATTGTGACTGTGTGCGTGACCATCGTCTGTACCTACTTCCTTCTCAATGCTGAAGACTACAGATG GCAGTGGACAAGCTTCCTTTCTGCCGCTTCCACAGCAGTTTATGTTTACATGTATTCCTTTTACTACTATTTCTTCAAAACAAA GATGTATGGTTTGTTTCAGACGTCATTCTATTTCGGCTACATGGCGGTGTTCAGTACTGCTCTGGGTATAATGTGTG GAGCCGTTGGTTACATGGGAACAAGTGCCTTTGTGAGAAAGATCTACACAAACGTGAAGATTGACTAG